The following are encoded together in the Streptomyces sp. NBC_00358 genome:
- a CDS encoding endonuclease/exonuclease/phosphatase family protein: MPDSSRVTRRAGPRTAVAAAAAMPLLTTAQASATRSGRPRLDVMTYNLRYASTAEPNIWAVRRPVMRELLRGDPPHVMGTQEGLHRQLLDVGSDLAPHFEWIGTGREGGSRGEYVAVFYDTRRLAPVEHGTFWLSDTPRVTGSNTWGAALPRIATWVRFRDLADGGREFHLLNTHLDHASQYARTRAAELIAERIAEFGPSLPCLVTGDFNAAAHRNAAYDILLDAGLTDTWDTAASRSGLYATFHGYAPLEPDGDRIDWILATGGVQVHRASIDTFARDGRFASDHLPVRASLALG, translated from the coding sequence GTGCCCGACTCCAGCAGAGTGACCCGACGCGCGGGACCCAGAACCGCGGTGGCCGCCGCCGCGGCCATGCCCCTGCTCACCACGGCGCAGGCCTCCGCCACCCGGAGCGGCCGCCCCCGCCTCGACGTCATGACCTACAACCTGCGCTACGCGAGCACCGCGGAGCCCAACATCTGGGCGGTGCGCCGTCCCGTGATGCGCGAGCTGCTGCGGGGCGATCCGCCCCATGTCATGGGCACTCAGGAGGGTCTCCACCGGCAACTGCTCGACGTCGGGTCCGATCTCGCGCCGCACTTCGAGTGGATCGGCACCGGCCGGGAGGGCGGCAGCCGCGGCGAGTACGTGGCGGTCTTCTACGACACGCGCCGGCTGGCCCCGGTCGAGCACGGCACGTTCTGGCTCTCCGACACCCCTCGGGTGACCGGCTCGAACACCTGGGGCGCCGCGCTCCCCCGGATCGCCACCTGGGTGCGCTTTCGCGATCTGGCGGACGGCGGGCGGGAGTTCCACCTCCTCAACACCCACCTGGACCACGCGAGCCAGTACGCGCGGACGCGGGCCGCCGAGCTCATCGCCGAGCGGATCGCGGAGTTCGGCCCGTCGCTGCCGTGCCTGGTGACCGGGGACTTCAACGCGGCGGCGCACCGCAACGCCGCCTACGACATCCTGCTGGACGCCGGACTCACGGACACCTGGGACACGGCCGCCTCGCGCAGCGGGCTGTACGCGACCTTCCACGGCTACGCGCCGCTGGAACCGGACGGCGACCGCATCGACTGGATCCTCGCCACGGGCGGAGTCCAGGTGCACCGGGCGTCGATCGACACGTTCGCGCGCGACGGCCGGTTCGCGAGCGACCATCTGCCCGTGCGGGCGTCGCTGGCCCTGGGGTGA